From the genome of Elusimicrobiota bacterium, one region includes:
- a CDS encoding VIT domain-containing protein yields the protein MKLIAQVRKALVAAAVLALNPAAFAQPQDLGEGSLQVVDAGTDTRRILPLKHTEVKAEISGLVAEVRVTQVFSNPADGPIEAVYVFPLPENAAVNEMTLTVADRVIKGQIKKREEARQIYEKARAEGRTAALLDQERPNIFTQSVANIPPGHEIRVTLKYIQDLAYDHGEYKFVFPMTVGPRYIPGEKTGKTGDGWSDDTDQVPDASRITPPVVKPGERSGRDISVEVRLDAGVPVRNIRSSSHEITVKSGGPAKAEITLAPEDRIPNKDFLLTYEPEVKMAAAAVIAHKDGKEGYLTLMLQPGADFPLTQVTPKELVLALDVSGSMSGFPVETAKETALRCLEGMNPGDTFQIMSFASGNQLYFEKPLKNTPLNVARGRAVINGLNGGGGTEMLDALRNALEFPKDPERLRIVLFMTDGYIGDEARILAFIKEHLNNSRIFPLGVGSSPNRYLLEEMAVMGKGTVQYVRQDGKPAKLEKVIERFYDRISRPVLTDLSVDWNGLDVSDVSPGFIPDLFAGQPLLIHARYEKSGSAPVLLKGKMMGKPWKMSVNVNLAEKEPGNGAMGPLWARSRITELERLSYRKEDPDARERIIQLALAHKLVTRYTSFVAVDESSAPAKGKKPMVVPVESELPEGTRYEGFFGAGLSGSSAASARGAFAQAKFASANVPAPAGNGTGSGGGFAASPWQGNAKPGAKGPEAPAAGENLVAGLAGELLAAPSPRLLRKLVSLQDSSGAFCEPDGRKASAADQALALLALAKAKSVLGSDADAALQKVWGFLRGISPAGLNGREAVIKALKGSRHWTSGGVQRELAALSAVLEKLK from the coding sequence CTCCAGGTGGTGGACGCCGGAACAGATACCCGGAGGATACTTCCCCTGAAGCATACCGAAGTAAAGGCCGAGATCTCGGGCTTAGTGGCTGAAGTCAGGGTCACTCAGGTGTTCAGCAACCCGGCAGATGGCCCGATAGAAGCGGTCTACGTGTTCCCCCTGCCGGAGAACGCCGCGGTCAACGAGATGACGCTGACCGTGGCGGACCGGGTCATTAAGGGACAGATAAAGAAACGCGAAGAGGCGCGCCAGATATACGAAAAAGCGCGGGCTGAGGGCAGAACCGCGGCGCTGCTGGACCAGGAACGGCCGAATATCTTCACGCAGTCCGTGGCCAATATCCCCCCCGGCCATGAAATAAGGGTAACGCTTAAATATATACAGGACCTGGCTTACGACCATGGGGAATATAAATTCGTTTTCCCCATGACCGTAGGGCCGCGCTATATTCCCGGCGAAAAAACAGGCAAAACGGGCGACGGCTGGTCGGACGACACCGACCAGGTGCCGGACGCCTCCCGCATAACCCCCCCGGTAGTGAAGCCCGGTGAAAGGTCGGGGCGTGACATCTCTGTGGAAGTCAGGCTGGACGCGGGCGTGCCGGTCAGGAATATCCGCAGTTCGTCCCACGAGATAACGGTCAAGAGCGGCGGCCCGGCGAAGGCGGAGATAACGCTTGCTCCTGAAGACCGCATCCCGAACAAGGATTTCCTGCTGACCTATGAGCCTGAGGTAAAGATGGCTGCCGCCGCCGTTATCGCGCACAAGGACGGCAAGGAAGGCTACCTGACGCTTATGCTGCAGCCCGGCGCGGACTTCCCGCTTACGCAGGTCACACCAAAAGAGCTGGTTCTCGCCCTGGACGTCTCGGGCTCCATGAGCGGTTTTCCCGTCGAAACCGCCAAGGAGACCGCCCTTCGCTGCCTGGAAGGGATGAACCCCGGCGATACCTTCCAGATAATGAGCTTCGCCTCCGGGAACCAGCTGTATTTCGAGAAACCGCTTAAGAATACTCCGCTGAACGTGGCGCGCGGCCGCGCCGTGATAAACGGCCTCAACGGCGGCGGCGGCACCGAGATGCTGGACGCCCTCCGCAATGCGCTCGAGTTCCCGAAGGACCCGGAACGGCTGCGCATCGTGCTTTTCATGACGGACGGCTATATCGGCGACGAGGCGCGGATACTGGCGTTCATAAAAGAGCACCTTAATAATTCCCGCATCTTCCCGCTCGGGGTGGGTTCCTCGCCCAACCGCTACCTGCTGGAAGAAATGGCTGTCATGGGCAAAGGTACGGTGCAATATGTCCGGCAGGACGGGAAGCCTGCGAAGCTGGAGAAAGTCATAGAGAGGTTTTATGACAGGATCTCCCGCCCCGTGCTTACGGACCTGTCGGTGGACTGGAACGGCCTGGATGTCAGCGACGTTTCGCCCGGGTTCATCCCGGACCTGTTCGCCGGGCAGCCGCTGCTCATACACGCCAGGTATGAGAAAAGCGGCAGCGCCCCCGTGCTGCTTAAGGGCAAAATGATGGGCAAGCCCTGGAAAATGTCCGTCAATGTAAACCTCGCCGAAAAGGAGCCTGGCAACGGCGCCATGGGGCCTCTGTGGGCCAGGTCCCGCATAACCGAACTCGAGCGCTTAAGCTACAGGAAGGAAGACCCGGACGCGCGGGAGCGGATCATACAGCTCGCCCTGGCGCATAAGCTGGTCACGCGCTACACTTCCTTCGTGGCCGTGGATGAGAGCTCCGCGCCGGCAAAAGGGAAAAAGCCGATGGTCGTGCCCGTCGAGTCGGAGCTGCCGGAAGGCACAAGGTATGAAGGGTTTTTCGGGGCAGGTCTGTCGGGATCCTCGGCTGCTTCCGCGCGGGGCGCGTTTGCCCAGGCTAAATTCGCCAGCGCAAATGTACCCGCCCCGGCCGGGAATGGAACCGGCAGCGGCGGCGGATTCGCGGCTTCGCCCTGGCAGGGCAACGCTAAGCCCGGAGCTAAAGGGCCCGAAGCCCCGGCGGCCGGCGAAAACCTGGTGGCCGGGCTTGCCGGGGAACTGCTGGCAGCTCCCTCCCCGAGACTGCTCAGAAAATTGGTCTCCCTGCAGGACAGTTCAGGGGCGTTTTGCGAACCTGACGGCAGGAAGGCGTCCGCGGCAGACCAGGCCCTGGCGCTGCTGGCCCTGGCCAAGGCAAAGTCCGTACTCGGCTCAGACGCGGATGCAGCCCTGCAGAAGGTCTGGGGCTTCCTGCGAGGCATTTCCCCCGCAGGCTTGAACGGCAGGGAGGCAGTGATCAAGGCGCTGAAAGGCAGCCGGCACTGGACTTCCGGCGGCGTGCAGAGGGAATTGGCCGCCTTGAGCGCAGTTCTTGAAAAACTGAAGTAG